In Methanosarcina siciliae T4/M, one genomic interval encodes:
- a CDS encoding helix-turn-helix domain-containing protein has protein sequence MNVADKVIKSAFESDEVFQKTLSAVIKEDLNLTAVDFAKKANIPPSTLYKILSGNRDPNIKTLRQIVKTIRDIKESDSGEFIAVIAARSVLDNIVETKKKIGGRLVTIREYSAISMEDAIISAVNAERDGAKALVCAPIVGPTVEKILNIPVTTIAPKNSLIDAIERAIKKME, from the coding sequence ATGAACGTTGCAGACAAGGTCATCAAATCCGCATTCGAATCCGATGAAGTGTTTCAGAAAACACTTTCTGCTGTAATTAAGGAGGACCTTAACCTGACTGCTGTGGATTTTGCAAAAAAAGCAAACATCCCTCCCAGTACCCTCTATAAGATCCTATCGGGTAACCGGGACCCCAACATCAAAACCCTCCGTCAGATTGTAAAAACTATCCGGGATATCAAAGAGTCGGATAGCGGAGAATTTATAGCTGTAATTGCAGCCCGATCGGTACTTGACAACATCGTGGAAACGAAGAAAAAGATTGGAGGAAGGCTTGTCACTATCAGAGAGTACTCGGCAATCTCTATGGAAGATGCAATTATCTCGGCTGTAAATGCTGAAAGGGACGGTGCAAAAGCCCTGGTCTGTGCTCCCATTGTGGGTCCTACTGTAGAAAAAATTCTGAATATCCCTGTTACAACTATCGCCCCAAAGAACAGTCTGATAGATGCTATCGAACGTGCAATCAAGAAAATGGAATAA
- a CDS encoding S-layer protein domain-containing protein, translating to MKKASLQILTAILALGLLFSGTAAAVDIVAPNGNSTVLGIVGELKTFSIQTNESTTIEWLVDGTAPDSSLVTYDNTTNTSTLSHTIQSDTYDVKATVQSTGESRTWTIEKLEITKTAPEQNPSTETNVTQEFSVETNKVANFTWYMNGVTVGSPASEVKSDTYQNASSSATEYNVTVVAQNGTETARYEWTWTVSSSSSSGDDEIDVDIDPSDTTIEMSEGESQTFYVNATDSPSYINVEWSVDNESVKSDTGSTVTSSSYEFEPDTSGNYTIEAVVTDPDDNYDSVTETWNVTVRSKYYSSGNRIWDEDLGLSTTYTWDAQSYSGFYYDLDSGESSEEMTITDIGRNIDEGKIEYITKPTETDFEYNDWGSYQIIGFMAEKYFAGYTDNTTVDDVDDVSLISDGVLSKILTDNDDKVSAYTGDSFELEDGYALEIVEVDINGEIVWVQLEKDGDVVDNNFIASGQDYVYETEVGDAEDVPIIIIHFGTVFQSTEISAVYIQGIFQISDTYLELENGDSYGEMEVTSLSSDQIKMKNDDDISLDKGDTIDLMGKIQIQVADDNTLRFGPVLDTSEEGTYELRGTVYDEDEDNSLPTWTPYNFEGFYYNIDEGIGTEEMAIEELNGREIPDGKLVYTSTPQEVEFEHDEWGNFTVVGFMAEKYFAGYPDDTVDGQIDDVSLLSDNVLSKVLTDSDDKESMNSGSALVLEEGYSLNILDVDVNGDIVWVQLEKDGDVVDDDFIASDDDYIYETELGDAEDIPIIIVHFGTVFSGEETSAVFTEGIFQISDEYIEINNGDSFDEMEISSVSESGITMKNEDDIGLDDDETIDIMGDVKFKTADDNTLRFYPFVEVETGSDASRELSISVPDDIIVGDTFDIEVTAEDEPVEGVTVKVNSSTIGETDADGLVEYTAEEVGTFKITATKDDYTTANKNMVVNVEKEKMSLNISPETVYVGDTITIEALNTIGGDPIEGINVSADGDLIGETDSDGQITYTTEEVGKIKISASGEGFIDKSVEVNVKDYEAIFEFSNLVVDPIEVTAGKEATITIDAENTGNAAGEYDVELIMNGSSVDSKQISLDVGQSTTVTFEHIEEEPGTYTLKIEGQEATYTVKEKSSILLYALIAIILLLVGGIAYMFTKGGMDASALQAKMDELIRSVKK from the coding sequence ATGAAAAAAGCTAGTCTACAAATTTTAACAGCAATTCTGGCGCTGGGGCTACTATTCAGCGGGACTGCAGCTGCAGTTGATATAGTAGCACCCAACGGGAATTCGACTGTTCTGGGGATAGTGGGCGAACTTAAAACGTTCAGTATCCAAACGAATGAATCAACAACTATTGAGTGGTTGGTTGACGGAACTGCTCCTGATAGCTCACTGGTAACTTATGACAATACAACGAATACATCTACTCTGAGTCATACAATTCAGTCAGACACATATGATGTAAAAGCAACTGTCCAATCAACCGGGGAGAGCAGAACTTGGACCATTGAGAAATTGGAAATTACAAAGACCGCTCCTGAGCAAAATCCAAGTACAGAGACAAATGTGACTCAAGAATTCAGTGTTGAGACAAACAAAGTAGCTAACTTTACCTGGTATATGAACGGAGTTACCGTTGGTTCGCCGGCCAGTGAAGTCAAGTCAGATACATATCAAAACGCTTCGTCTTCAGCAACTGAATATAACGTCACTGTTGTAGCACAGAATGGTACTGAAACTGCCAGATATGAATGGACATGGACAGTATCTTCCTCCTCTTCCTCAGGCGACGATGAAATAGATGTGGATATTGACCCTTCAGATACCACAATTGAGATGTCTGAAGGAGAATCCCAGACTTTCTATGTCAATGCTACAGACAGTCCGAGTTATATCAACGTTGAGTGGTCTGTCGATAACGAGTCAGTGAAATCAGATACCGGTAGCACCGTAACTTCTTCTTCATACGAGTTTGAGCCAGATACTTCCGGCAACTACACTATTGAAGCAGTGGTCACGGATCCTGACGATAATTATGATTCGGTGACAGAAACGTGGAATGTGACAGTCCGGTCCAAGTACTATTCAAGCGGGAACAGGATCTGGGATGAAGACCTCGGGCTGTCCACTACATACACATGGGATGCCCAGAGTTACTCAGGCTTCTACTATGACCTTGATTCCGGGGAATCTTCCGAAGAGATGACAATCACGGATATAGGCAGAAACATAGATGAAGGGAAAATCGAGTACATCACAAAACCTACTGAAACCGACTTTGAATACAATGACTGGGGTTCGTACCAGATAATAGGGTTCATGGCAGAGAAATATTTCGCAGGCTACACTGATAACACCACAGTTGACGATGTAGACGATGTCAGCCTGATATCCGACGGAGTACTTTCCAAGATCCTTACCGACAATGATGATAAAGTGTCCGCATATACAGGAGATTCCTTTGAACTTGAAGATGGTTATGCCCTTGAAATCGTAGAAGTCGATATTAATGGGGAAATCGTCTGGGTCCAGCTTGAAAAGGATGGAGACGTCGTTGACAACAATTTCATAGCCTCAGGCCAGGACTACGTCTATGAAACCGAAGTCGGAGATGCGGAAGACGTACCTATAATCATTATCCACTTTGGAACAGTCTTCCAAAGTACTGAAATCTCTGCAGTCTACATACAGGGAATCTTCCAGATTTCGGACACTTATCTGGAACTTGAAAACGGAGATTCCTACGGGGAAATGGAAGTAACGTCCCTCAGCAGCGATCAAATAAAAATGAAGAATGATGACGACATAAGCCTTGATAAGGGCGACACAATTGACCTTATGGGCAAGATACAGATTCAGGTGGCTGATGACAATACACTGCGCTTTGGACCGGTCCTTGATACCTCTGAAGAAGGGACTTACGAACTGCGCGGAACTGTCTATGATGAAGATGAAGACAACTCTCTCCCAACCTGGACTCCCTACAACTTTGAAGGTTTCTATTACAACATAGATGAGGGGATAGGAACCGAAGAGATGGCAATCGAAGAACTGAATGGTAGAGAAATCCCTGACGGAAAACTGGTCTACACATCCACACCCCAGGAAGTTGAGTTTGAACACGACGAGTGGGGAAATTTCACAGTTGTCGGGTTCATGGCAGAAAAATACTTTGCAGGATATCCCGATGATACCGTCGACGGACAAATTGACGATGTGAGCCTTCTTTCGGACAATGTCCTTTCCAAAGTCCTTACAGACAGCGACGACAAAGAGTCCATGAATTCAGGTTCTGCCCTTGTGCTTGAGGAAGGCTATTCCCTGAACATCCTAGATGTCGACGTTAATGGAGACATCGTCTGGGTCCAGCTTGAAAAAGACGGAGACGTCGTTGACGATGATTTCATTGCATCGGACGATGACTACATCTACGAAACCGAACTCGGGGATGCAGAAGACATACCCATAATCATTGTCCACTTCGGTACGGTTTTTTCAGGTGAAGAAACCTCTGCAGTCTTCACAGAGGGAATCTTCCAGATCTCGGACGAGTACATTGAAATCAATAACGGAGATTCCTTCGATGAGATGGAGATCAGCAGCGTCTCGGAAAGCGGCATCACAATGAAGAACGAAGACGACATCGGACTTGATGATGACGAAACCATCGACATAATGGGTGATGTCAAGTTCAAGACAGCTGATGACAATACTCTCAGGTTCTACCCCTTCGTTGAAGTCGAAACTGGAAGTGATGCCAGCAGGGAACTCTCGATAAGCGTGCCTGATGATATTATTGTAGGCGACACTTTTGATATAGAAGTGACTGCAGAAGACGAGCCGGTAGAAGGTGTCACTGTAAAGGTTAACTCATCCACAATAGGCGAAACCGATGCTGATGGACTTGTTGAGTACACTGCCGAAGAGGTAGGTACTTTCAAGATAACCGCAACAAAGGACGACTACACCACCGCGAACAAGAATATGGTAGTTAATGTTGAAAAAGAGAAAATGAGCCTCAATATTTCTCCCGAAACTGTGTATGTGGGAGATACGATTACCATAGAGGCTTTAAACACAATCGGAGGAGACCCGATTGAAGGTATAAACGTCTCAGCTGATGGTGATCTTATAGGAGAAACCGACTCCGACGGACAGATCACTTACACCACGGAAGAAGTCGGGAAAATAAAAATAAGCGCCAGTGGAGAGGGCTTCATTGACAAGAGTGTTGAAGTCAATGTAAAGGACTATGAAGCTATCTTCGAGTTCTCAAACCTGGTGGTTGATCCGATAGAGGTTACAGCCGGAAAGGAAGCAACAATCACTATTGATGCCGAAAACACGGGGAATGCCGCAGGAGAATACGATGTTGAACTGATCATGAACGGAAGTTCGGTTGATTCCAAGCAGATTTCCCTTGATGTAGGACAAAGCACAACAGTAACCTTTGAACATATCGAAGAGGAACCAGGGACCTATACCCTCAAAATAGAGGGACAGGAAGCCACCTATACGGTAAAAGAGAAGTCTTCTATCCTGCTTTATGCCCTGATAGCCATTATCCTGCTACTGGTCGGAGGAATAGCTTATATGTTTACCAAAGGTGGCATGGATGCTTCAGCCTTGCAGGCAAAGATGGACGAACTCATCAGGTCTGTAAAAAAGTAA
- the thiL gene encoding thiamine-phosphate kinase, with amino-acid sequence MKETKVSSVGERALISRLSEIFNAPEGKERGQEGILVGAGSDDCAVLDLKGEDCLVVTTDMLHRTTDFPPEMTPWQMGWMSAAVNLSDIAAMGAEPTGLLVAIGMLADTEIAFVEELAKGIQACAEFCETSVIGGDLDTHAELTITGTALGRVKKSRLLLRKGAKPGDLVCVTGYTGSAGVALEAIQSKKSVSETVLKALFEPVPRTREARKLAESGAVTSMMDTSDGLAMSLYDLARQSKVGFRIRKEALPILQEVREFASDPGELLEFALYTGGDFELIFTVDPGRLKKVQNICNLTIIGECTKYDTGIVLESPECRLTNIEQRGYLQLKAENS; translated from the coding sequence ATGAAAGAAACAAAAGTATCTTCAGTCGGAGAGCGCGCTCTAATCTCCCGTTTATCTGAGATTTTTAATGCCCCTGAAGGAAAGGAGAGAGGACAGGAAGGAATTCTTGTAGGTGCCGGTTCCGATGACTGTGCCGTCCTTGACCTGAAAGGTGAAGACTGTCTGGTTGTCACGACCGATATGCTGCACAGGACTACGGATTTTCCTCCGGAAATGACCCCCTGGCAGATGGGCTGGATGTCCGCAGCCGTAAACCTGAGTGATATAGCAGCCATGGGTGCAGAGCCAACAGGCCTCCTTGTGGCAATAGGCATGCTTGCAGATACTGAAATTGCTTTTGTTGAAGAACTTGCAAAAGGCATACAGGCATGCGCCGAATTCTGCGAGACTTCTGTTATCGGAGGTGACCTCGATACTCACGCAGAACTGACAATTACAGGGACAGCTCTCGGAAGAGTTAAAAAAAGCCGGCTCCTCCTGCGAAAAGGGGCAAAACCCGGAGATCTTGTCTGTGTTACGGGATATACAGGATCAGCCGGAGTCGCCCTTGAAGCAATTCAGTCAAAAAAATCGGTCAGTGAAACCGTTCTGAAGGCTCTTTTTGAACCCGTTCCCCGCACCAGAGAAGCCCGGAAACTTGCGGAATCGGGAGCAGTTACATCCATGATGGATACAAGTGACGGCCTTGCCATGTCTCTTTACGACCTTGCCAGGCAAAGTAAGGTGGGTTTCCGGATTCGGAAAGAAGCTCTTCCAATCCTCCAGGAAGTCAGAGAATTTGCTTCGGACCCCGGCGAACTGCTGGAATTTGCCCTTTACACAGGTGGAGACTTCGAACTCATTTTTACAGTTGACCCGGGACGGCTGAAAAAAGTACAAAATATATGTAACTTGACTATCATAGGAGAATGCACAAAGTACGATACCGGTATTGTGCTCGAATCCCCGGAATGCAGGCTGACAAATATAGAGCAGCGGGGATACCTGCAGCTGAAAGCCGAAAACAGTTAA
- a CDS encoding anaerobic ribonucleoside-triphosphate reductase activating protein, with translation MKVNYAGTVPLSTLDWTGKSAVTIFFRGCPLRCPYCQNYPYLEGVSLVELDFLKEQIKISKPFVSAVVFSGGEPLMQEAIIPLAEFAKILGLAVGVHTNGCYPERAAELVERKLVDKFFIDVKAPLDDPELYGKVAGWVEYKEASIAVKKNPEEITAAVAKTIETADTSGLELELRTTLIRDLIGNEREISRIAAWISEQVKNKEVTYVLQQGIPEHGLEEKLRKNRVLEREELLELGRIAKGFLEKVRIRTREEGEEII, from the coding sequence ATGAAGGTAAACTACGCAGGCACTGTCCCGCTTTCAACCCTTGACTGGACAGGAAAATCTGCGGTCACAATCTTTTTTAGGGGATGCCCCCTCCGCTGCCCTTACTGCCAGAACTATCCCTATCTTGAAGGAGTGAGTCTGGTAGAACTTGATTTTCTGAAAGAGCAGATCAAAATATCGAAACCTTTTGTAAGTGCAGTTGTTTTTTCAGGAGGAGAACCCCTTATGCAGGAAGCTATAATTCCCCTTGCAGAGTTTGCAAAAATTCTCGGGCTTGCGGTAGGGGTCCATACAAATGGTTGTTACCCCGAAAGAGCAGCCGAACTGGTCGAGCGAAAACTGGTTGATAAGTTCTTTATCGACGTAAAAGCCCCTCTTGACGACCCGGAGCTTTACGGAAAAGTTGCAGGTTGGGTTGAATACAAAGAGGCAAGCATTGCTGTCAAAAAGAATCCGGAAGAGATCACTGCAGCCGTTGCAAAAACCATCGAGACAGCAGATACCAGCGGCCTTGAACTGGAACTCCGGACAACGTTAATCAGGGACTTAATCGGGAACGAAAGGGAAATTTCCCGGATAGCAGCCTGGATTTCGGAACAAGTCAAAAATAAAGAGGTCACGTATGTGCTGCAGCAGGGAATTCCGGAACACGGCCTGGAGGAGAAACTCAGGAAAAATAGGGTCCTGGAGAGGGAAGAACTTCTTGAACTTGGAAGAATAGCAAAGGGTTTTCTGGAAAAAGTAAGGATAAGGACAAGAGAGGAAGGAGAGGAAATTATCTGA